The genomic segment GAGGTTTAGCTACTGCAACCTCCAATATTCACTTGTGATTTACATCTATATTATAATAAATTATGGAGCAAATATCAATTGTTTAAATTAATATTTGCTAATCCTTATATCTCCCATTTGAAAAAGGTGTAGCTGTCTTTTTTGGAATAACTATAGTATATCTTTTATATTATACAGGTAGTGATTATAGCTGGATAAAAGGTATCTCAGTTGGCTTACTGTATTGGTTATTATTATTTGGAATGGGACTACGATTTGGACTTAGCAGAATTAATCCACCTGGTCTTAGTACAAATTTAACTTTTTTCACTAATCACATCCTGTTAGCAATTATCGTAGTTTGGATAATCAAACAATATGATTTAACTACATTAAAATAATTACTCTATCTATAGAGCCATCTTAGGAATGATTTTAGTCTACATTTTTAGACTAACTGGTAAAGATTACTGGTGGGAAGACCTGTTCCTTATTTTCCTTAACTGCATAGCCCAAAGATATTCTTAACGGTTCAAGCAATTCCTGTCTCTTATTATGCTGTTGAATCTTAGCTTGAATGCGGCTGCATAACAATTTGTTCCAAAAATTAAAGAGCTCGAGATATAATCCCGAGCTCTAACTAAATCCTTCTTAGAATTTTTCATAGATTACCGGCTTGTTATATTCAATTTCAGTAATCTCAAACTGGAACCAGTTAAAGTCTCCTGTTTCTAACTGCCAGGTTACTGCTCCCTGAACAGGAATGCATACACCATTACACTCTTTATATTCATCCATAGAAACTACCCAAGTTTCCAGATCATATTCCCCATTCTTCTCCATATACCTTTCGGCAGTAAAGTTAATAACTCTTCCTTGTGAGTCAAATTCAAATACCCCAGAGGCAGTTACTCCCCTATAACTCATAATAGCCTTAGCCGAAGTAGAATCAATCTCTTCCCATTCAATATAACTGCTTAAAGCTGCCGTGGGAAACCAGACTATCTCCGCAAGATATCGTACCAATGTAGCCTGGTCCATCTCCTGTCCCTTTGAATCGGCCACTGTTATCAGGGAAAGGATCTTAATCAGCATACTTCCTCTGCCGTTCTGATACTTATCTCTACCTACAATATAAAAGAAGGGAGCAGCTTTGATTCTAGCTTTCCAAATAAATCCTGGTTTATCCACTGTAAAGTATTGTTCAGCTTTAACAGACATCCAGGACTTATCTTCTTCTATTCTCATCACTGCTTTCTGTTTTAAGCGAACCGACCTAATTCTCTCTTTACCAACCACCTGAGAATATTCCAGCCATTTCTGAACAGAGTTTGGTAATTCCTCTAGATCTGATTCTTGAATAACCCCATTATTATTTTCTACAGTGTTATTAAAAAGCTCTTTTACTTCCTGCTTCACTTGTTGATTAAAAAGTATATTAGCTATAACTGATGCTACAAAAACCAGACAAGGTATAATTAGTAGAGTACTGAATATTTCAAATACTATTTTGATCATTTCCTCAACTCCCTTCTTCTATAATATATCTACTTCCATCTTCATTATGAATATCCTTCTTCCTCTGCTGCTTAAAACCACTTTTTTCGGCTATCATTTTCATAATTTTTCCATTAGACAATATATATTTATATGATAGTTATAATCCGTTTTAGATTATCAAGGAGGAAGTATTAAATGTCTTCAGATTTAATTAATGAAGTAACAAACCAACTGATTAAGATGGGGAATAGATATATTTTACTGCCCAAAAATATTATTCAAATAGGCATAATGCTTATAATATTCACTCTTACTCTATTGACAAATAAAAAAGTAACTTCCCAAATCAAAAGTATCGTGAAGAATATATTCGAAAGATCAGAAGTTGAATTCGATGAAAAGGTTGAAGCTTTAATTGAAAAATTAACCTTTCCTATAACCTACACTATCTTATTTGGGCTTTATATTCTGTTTGGAATCAATTTTTCCTGGCCTTATCAAATAGTAAATATCGCAGTTGAAATAACAACCGCCTGGATAATCATCCGGTTTATGTCTTCCTTCTTTAAAAATACACTCCTAATCCGGCTCTTTTCATTCCTCATACTTTCAATAGCTATTCTCAATATCATGAATATATATGATAGTACCATTAATCTATTGGATGATATTGCTTTAAGTACAGGTGAAATCAGAATTTCATTATTATTGATAATCCAGGGCTTCTTTTTATTATCAATATTTATGTGGATAGCAACAAAAATCACCTCATTTATAGAAAAAAAGATCAATAACTCTAAAAATCTAACCCCTTCCCTGCAGGTTCTAATTAATAAATTCAGCCGGTTTACTATATTTGGTTTTGCAATCCTTATCTCTTTAAGTAGTCTCGGAATTGATCTAACGGCCCTAACAGTCTTAAGTGGAGCTATCGGTGTTGGTATTGGTTTTGGACTACAGAAAATAGTTTCTAACTTTATAAGTGGAATTATTATTCTAATCGATAAATCTGTTAAACCGGGAGATGTAATTGAAATAGATAATACTTACGGTTTAATCTCCAGCCTGAATTCCCGATTTGTTTCAATAGTCACTCTTAATGGAGAAGAATATTTGATTCCTAATGAAGATTTCATTACTAAAAAAGTAGTTAATCTTTCCTATAGTAATAAACTAATCCGGTTGGAAGTACCTGTCGGTATTTCATATAATAGCAATGTTGAAGAAGCCATGAAACTTATAGAAGAAGTAGCAAATAAGAATGACCGAATTACTAATCTTCAAAACCCCTCCTGTCTCTTAACTGGATTTGGAGACAGTTCTATCAACTTAAAATTAAAATTCTGGATTACTGATCCTGAACAGGGATTAGAAAATATCAAAAGCCAGGTTCTTTTAGGTATCTGGAAGACCTTTCAGGAACATGATATTGAAATTCCCTATCCCCAATATGAGCTTCATTTATCATCTGTAAAAAGAGAATCCACAGAAACTTCTTTTAGTTTTCAGAAAAAAGAATCTATATAATTAACTCTTCCATTTCTATTATTTTTCTCATGTTCAACTTCTATTAGACAAATTTCGCTTATTAATCCAATTTTTTATTATTGATGAGAATATTGCAAATACTTTTAAAATAATTTTTTCGAGTTTAGGTATTGATAATAACTACATAATGGTATAGTATAAGGAACCGTAGTGATTAAATATGGTAAATTTTTTTAACCTAATTTTAATTCCATTATGACAGAGAAGATAGATTTAAAGTAAGGAGGCTCATATGCAATATTAATGTAATACTAATAACTTTATAACTTAAGCAAAAGTAGTAAAGCAGTTAATGATCAGCTGAATGAATTAATCGATATTAAAAAAGGAGAGTTTTATATATGAAAATAGCAAAAAAATGGACGAAGTTTCTGATAGGTTTAGTTGTTTTAAGTTTTGGATTAGTTCTAACTATTAAATCAAATCTGGGAGTAAGGCCCTGGGATGTATTCCATATCGGTCTCACAAAGTATTTTGATATAACTATAGGACAGGCTAGCCAGCTAACAGGATTGGCAGTAATTATAATCAGCTTTTTGATTATTCGCGTAAAACCAACATTAGGTACAATAATCAGTATTATAATAGTAGGATTCTTAATTGATTTAGTTGTAGCCTTCATTCCTCAGCCGGTCAATATAATCTGGCAGTACTTATATTTATTCTGCGGAATACTTATCTTCGGTACCGGAGTAGGAACTTATATCTCAGCCCAATGCGGAGCCGGGCCGCGGGATAACTTAATGATAGCACTACATAAAAAGTTAAAGTTTAAGTTAGGAATAATTAGAAACGGAATTGAAGTAATAATCCTGGTAATCGGCTCAATACTAGGTGGACCAGTCGGAATCGGTACAGTCTGTGCCGCCCTGGGAACTGGCCCAGTAGTAGAGTTTTCATTAAATATGATGAACGACTCTAATGATAATTAAACTATCACAAAAAACAAGGCTTTTGGATGATCATCCAAAAGCCTTGTAGACTACTTAAGCTTAAACTTCAAATTCTTCAATTAACTCCTTCAAATCCTGAGCCATACTTGCCAATTCCTGAGAAGAATTTGCTACTTCTCTAGCTACATTATCATTCTCTTCAGCAGCTTCTCTTATCTCATCACTATTCTCTACTAAATCCTGAGTAGCCGCAGCTGTCTGTTGAATATTGCTAGAAGTCTCCTGGTTAGCATTATTGATTTCAGCAAAGACTTCCCCTGTTTCTTCTGCAATTTCCAATCCTTTCTCCGCCTTAGCTTCTACTTCCTTAATTGACTGCAGGCCAATATTTGATTTCTGCTGTGTTTCTGTAACCAAATTATTAATTTCATCAGTAGCATTAGCAGTCTCCTCTGCTAACTCTCTAATCTCTTCGGCTACTACCGCAAAGCCTTCACCATGCTCTCCCGCTCTAGCAGCTTCAATTGAAGCATTTAAAGCCAGCATATTGGTCTGTTCAGCTATATTAGTAATTAAATCTACAATCTTTCCAATTTCCTCTGACTTACTATCTAGATTGCTGATCACTTCTACTGTCTCTTCCACTGCATTATTTATTTCCTTCATGCTGCTTACTGCCTGCTCAATATTCTCACTACCAATCTCAGCCTGTGAGTTAGCTTCTTGAGCTAAACCGGTTACTTCCTGAGCAGAAGCTGAAATCTGTTGAATATTAGTTGACATCTCTTCGATTAATTGAGTAGTAGTTTCTATTGCTGCATTTCCTTCTTGGGCAGAAGCAGATAATTCCTCACTATAGGCCGAAAGATCATCCACTACCCCCAAAATATTAGCCAATAACTTAGACTGCTCGGTAGCAAATTGATTAAAAGCCCTTCCTAACTCTCCAATCTCATCTTGACTATCTATCTCAACTGTAGCATTCAAATTCCCGTCCTCTAGTTCTTTGAAACCGGTTAATAATTTATCAAAATTACTTTCTAAGTAACCTGAAATCTTAAAAATTATAATCCCCAGTAAAAGAAGTTCAACAGCCAAAACAAGAAAAACAGATAATAGGATATCCCATTCTGTCTGCTGCACTTTCTTACTTTCAGCTTTTAGTTTAGGATTAATCGCTGATTCATAAGCTCCTGAACCGATAAACCAGTCTGTTCCCTCAATAGGTGCTGCATAACCAAACTTCTGTTCCATCTTATCAGTCTCCGGATGTTCCCAGAAAAAGTTAACAAACCCGCCTCCATCTTCGGCAGCAGCAGCTAAATCTCTAATCACATACTGGTCTTTTCTCTGTAAATCCCAGAGATTATCATTGATAAGCTGTGGTTTTGCACCGTGGGCGATGACTGTTCCTTGGTAGTTATACATATAAAAATAGCCATTTTCACCAAAATTAGCTTCATTAACCTCATTAACAAGCAGTTCTTTCAATTCTTCTTTAGATAAATTACCCTGCTGTTTGTCATAAATATCACTTAAAGTTCCAGACATTACATCTACTGTACTTTTAATCTGTTGCCTCTTTTCCCGAATCAATAATTCTCTAAGATTATGTACATTCTCATCAGTAAAAGTTTTAAATTCAAATAAGATTAAACTTCCTAAAATCAACATCCCGATTAAGACACTTAAACCAACACCTAATAAAATCTTATTCCTGATCGTAAGCTTATCTACTATTTTTTTCAGCATCACTAGCCTCCTTGATTTAATTATTCAATTATTATAATTCAATGTTATATATGATTATCCTTCATGAAATGTTAAATTTAACATATAATTAACAAAAAAACTACCTCTCAAGCTGTAATTTCCAGATAATAAACCATATTATTGCTTATTACTATAAAATGCAGTCTTATTTTCAATTATTATTCTAACTACTACATAAATCGGTACAACAAATAAAGCACCCAATACTCCAAATAATAGAATAGAAATTATAATCAAGAAGAGTACAACTAACGGATGAATATTAAGCTTACCGCCCTGGACTATAGGCCGTACTAGATTACCTTCTAAGTACTGGGCTACAGCCAAGACAATAAACAGCTTGACGATCATTAAGAAATTAGTTGTTAAAGCTACAAATAAGGCCGGTAGAATCCCTAAAGCTGGACCTAGAATAGGAACTAAAGAAGTGATTGCTATTATCAATGCCAGAGCTAAAGAATTCGGCAGTCCAATCAGCAGATAGCCGACAAACATAAAGCTCCCCAGAATAAAGGCTACGATCAATTGAGTACCGATATAGGTAGCTAAGGCTTCATCTATCTCTCTTAACATTCTTTTAGCCTGCGGTTTATTCTCTTCTGTAAACCAGGATAAGAGTAAATAATAAATTTTATGATCATCCTTTAGAAAATAAAAGACTACAAACGGAATTAAAACTACAATTGTCCCTAGATTGGTTAGTGAAGAAAAAGCTCCCATGAAGTTATAATTGCTGAACTTCTCTAACATCCTCTGCGCAAAGCCAAGTAGTCTCTTTTGAATATTGAAGTCGGATAAGAAATCAAGATGACCATTCCCTAACTTAATAATCCGGCTTATATTCTCCCTAATTACTTCATAATTAAGAGAAAAATAATTAATCAGCTTCTCTAGTTCAGTATAGATTATGCTTCCGCCGAAATAAATAACTACAACTGCAGCAATAATGATTAATAAACCGGTAATCAGAATAGCAAGATTCTTACTGTTGACTCTAGCAGTAAAGAAGCGAACTATCGGCCGCAGTAGATAATAAAAGAAACCGCCCAGCAAGACCGGAAGCAGAATAATAGATATTACTGTAGATAACGGATTCATGATATACGGAATCTGACCGGCTAAAAATAGAATTAATAAGATTAAAATTAATCCGTAAGCTGCTTTAAAAAATCTGCCTGTAAACATAATTTATCCCTCCGCTCTTCTTTATCAGGAAAACTCCACCCAAAATCTCTACTTTGATTTAGGGGGGATTTACATCAACTACAGACAGCTCTATCTCCTTAAACCCCCGTCACTTCTGGATCCCAGATCAACTTATGGAGTTGTATACTTAATCTTACCTTTAAATTAAATTGAGCAAAATAAGTTTGATGTTCTTGTAAAATTGATACTAATTTTTTAGGGGCTAACTCTTCAAAAACCGGCGAAAAATTAATAACTATTTCTTGCTTAGAAAGTTCATTCTTATAATCATCAATTACTTTTAATGCATAATCTATATCTGATTTATCTTGGACTACAAACTTGATTTCATCATTTAAACCTAACTGTTCCAAATTAGTAAATAAATTATATTCAGCCATATTAGAACTAGGGCACTTAATATCTAAAGTATAATTAATCCCCTCACCATCGAGTCCAAATTTCTGAAGTTCCTGTTGATTATAAACAGACCAGCTACCATTGGTTTCAATTCTAACTTCAAATCCTTGCTTAGCTAGATAAAGCGGTAAATACCTTTTAGGTTTATCTTCTTCTAATGGTTCTCCTCCCGTACAAATAACCTGTTGAGTACCAAAGTTATTTATTCTATTTACTATTTGTTGTGGAGTCAATAATTCATACTCTTCATCTTGATAACTGTACATAGTATCACAATAATCACATCTTAGATTACAACCGGCTACGCGAACAAAAGTTACTATCTCTCCAGCTGATATACCTTCTCCAGAAATACTATTAAAAATTTCAACTACTGGGAGTTTAACTCCTTCCATTTCCATTCTATCTAACTCCTTTAACTTCAGCATAACTAGTTGGAGTTTCCCAAACTTTAACACTTACAACTTCTATATCTAGCTTAGTAAAATTATTTTGTAGTATTTCCCAAAAATAATTAGCCATATTCTCTGCTGTAGGCCTAAAGTCTACACTAACGACCTTTCTATCTGCATCCTGTAATGTAGCAGCTAATTGATGCTCTACTTCATCAGGGGATTTAGCCCAGTATAAAAAAGCATGATCCAAAGGAGCAACTATCTCTTCTGTAACAACCTGTTTTAAATCTTTAAAATCAATTATCATTCCTTGACTAGCACCGGCTGCTTGTAACTTACCAGATTTACTGGTTACTTCTACTTCTAATTTATAAGTATGGCCGTGTAAGTTTTTACATTGGTCTTCATGACCTGCTAACATATGAGCCATATCCCAGGAAAAACTCTTTGTGACAGATACTTGTGACATTACTTGCACCTCACTATTTATATTCAATTGGATCATCATATCCTGCTTCTTCGAAAGCCTTTAATCTTAACATACAACTATCACAGTTACCACAAGCTAATTCTTCTCCTCGATAACAAGACCAAGTTAAGCTATAATCAACTCCTAATTCCATACCTAATTCAATCTCTTCTGCTTTAGTCAGATTGATAAAAGGAGCCTGTATCTTAATTGGGTTATCTTCTTCTGCTCCACAAACCGTCCCTTGATTAATTGCTTCTTCCATGGCATCAATAAATTCTTGCCGACAATCTACATAGCCAGAATAATCTACTTCACTAACTCCAATAAAAATATCATGCGCTCCTACAGCCTCAGCATAAGAAGCAGCATAGGATAAAAAGATCATATTTCTAGCCGGCACATAAGTAGTTGGAATCTCTTCTCTTTCTTTTTCTCCCTGTGGAATATCCATTTCTTGGTCAGTTAAAGCAGAACCGCCCCAGGCTGACAAACTAGTTTCAACTACCACATGCTCAGCAACTCCTACTTGGTCTGCTATTCGTTTAGCAGCTTCTAATTCTCGACTATGACTCTGTCCATACTTAAAAGAAAGAGCATAAACTTGATAACCTTTTGATTTAGCTAAATATAAAGCCGTTGTTGAATCTAATCCTCCAGAAAATAAAACTACTGCTTTTTTCATTTTTATCACCTCACAACAATTTAATTATCCATTAACAATCCATAATAACAACAACCAATTGCCCCATTAAATTGCGGCTTATCTAAAGCAATTACTTGGTCATAATCAGTTTCTAAATATCTTGTTATAGCCTGATTATAAGCCACTCCGCCGGAAATAATTAATCTTCTTCCTTTAAATTGCGTTAATAAAGGACGTAATCTTTTATACATTGAGTAATTAACTCCAGCACATAACCTCTCTATTTGAGCTCCTTCAGCAATTTTGCCAATCAACTCTGACTCAGAAAAAACAGCACAGGTAGAATTAAGTTCTACCGGATCCTGATAATAATTGGACATTTCAGTCAAAGAAACTTCTAATACATTAGCCATATTCTCTAAATAGCGTCCACAGGAAGCAGCACATTTCTCATTAAGCTCTAAATCTGTAATTAGTCCCTTTTCAACTTTAACTGCTTTAACATCTTGTCCTCCAACATCCAGTAAAATAAAATTTTTAAGTCCAGTTTGATAAATAGCACCGTAAGTATGTGCTTTTATTTCATTAATTGGTTCAAATTCCTTCAAATCAGTATTATTCTTTCCGTAACCTGTTGAAATCTTTATTTTAGTTTGAGAAACATCAAGTTTGTCCTTATCAACTATAATCCTTCCGGCAAAATTACAGTAATCCCGATAAAAAGACATAGTGCTAACCTTAAATTGGTCTATAATATTATTTTTATTCATAACTATAACCTTTACTTCCCGACTTCCTAAATCAATTCCTAAAACCTTCATTCCTGCCCTCCTTTAAATCTCCCAACATATCTAGAAATGCTTCTAACCTAAGCTTCATTCGTGAATCAAGCTGTCTAGACTTATCACCTCGGATATTTAAAATTGGTATCTCTAGTTCCTCCTTAATTACTACATCCTCTAATTCTCGATAACAAAAAGATTGAGTATAATGAATTAAACCATCTAAATTTCTAACTTCAATCTGTTCCTTTATCTTTTCTAGTCTAAAATCCAAGTCATAAGGATATGTGTAATCATAATACTGTTGATAAATGTTATCAGCTTGCTTAGCTCTAGGAAAAGCAAACTCTCTTTGCACTTCATTATATACTATATAAGCATTAAATTTAGTTACAAACTCATATAAATCATCCATCATTGGAGGGACACCTATATAACCTAACCTTACCTTTTTATCTATACTCTCTCTTTTTTCTATTTCATTTATTTTAGCCTTCAGTTCTTCTGCAAAAGAATCAACATCCCCAGTAAAATCACTACAATTAATCTGATACAGATGGTTTTCAAAACCTGTAGCTTTACTGTCCTTCCAAGTAAGTCGGTCTATTTCTTTAGCTAAAGATCTAATATTATTCAATTTATCCCTTACTTCTTCTACTTCCTTTCTAGTTACTCCAAATAAATCCATAAAGTGATTAATAGCCTCTTTCACATCATCTAACTTATGACTATAGGGATAAGCTAAAGGATACGTCGTTATTCCTCGAGCTTTTAATACTTCAGCTAAAGCATGAGTATTAGAACAATCCCCCTCTAGTACACTAATTACTTCTTTAATGTTATGTTTTAAACAAGCTCCGTAGATGCCTTTAATCCAAGCACAAGAATTTTTAGGAAAGCCGTCTCGTTCAGCCTGTTCAATATACTGGTCATACTTATCAGATGTAATAAATAAATTATTAAGGTCAACTGCCTGATAACCAGCTGCTAATAAGACTTCTACCGGTACTGTAGTAGTAATTCCTATTTTGTTCATGACACCATTACTCCTTTAAAATAAAAATTTAAAATCTGATAATCAAATTCCTGCAACCACATAATTATAACATAAAATATAATATTAAAGCAAATTATCTACAACCTGTAAAAATATAATTCCTATATGACAAAAACCCCTCAGGGATTTCCCTGAGGGGTTGAATGTTAACTAGTAGCTACTACTTAAAACTTAGTAGTTAAAGTAGTAGTAATTGTTTCATCATCGTCAGAAGCTCCATCAATATCATAATCATGGTTTTCATACTCTAAGTCTAAAGTAGTATTTTCAGCTAGATCATAAGCAAATACTAAATCTAAATAATCTTCATCCATATCTACATCATCAGCATCGTACATTGCATAAGAGAAGTCAACATTTAACTTATCAGTAATGTCAAAGTTAACTCCTGGCTGAATTACATCAAAGTCTGTAAGACCATATGGTAACTCAGCATTATTTAAATAAGAATCTTGGAAAGGCTGTACATAACCAGCTTCAACATCACCATAAGCTAAAGAAAGTGTAGCTCCCGGAAGTAACTGATCAGTAGATAAATCTAAGCTTACAGCATCTGCACTATCAATATTCTCACTATCTACATTACCTAAAGTTAAAGCAGTATCTACAACGCCAAAGTTTTTAGCAGCTTTTAGAGTATATCCATCAAAATCACTGTAATCAATATACTTTTCATTTAAGTTACCTAAATCATTAAGCTTATTACTGAAATCAAAGTAATTTGCAACACTAGTTTGGAAATCACCAACACCAATATAATCAAAGTCTAAGCTGTCAATTACTCCTAGGTCAGTTACTCCAAACTTAGCAACTGTAGCTGAACCTAGACTTTCATCACCATCATCATCTAAAGTATTACCAACCATAGCATTAACATTAC from the Acetohalobium arabaticum DSM 5501 genome contains:
- a CDS encoding methyl-accepting chemotaxis protein → MLKKIVDKLTIRNKILLGVGLSVLIGMLILGSLILFEFKTFTDENVHNLRELLIREKRQQIKSTVDVMSGTLSDIYDKQQGNLSKEELKELLVNEVNEANFGENGYFYMYNYQGTVIAHGAKPQLINDNLWDLQRKDQYVIRDLAAAAEDGGGFVNFFWEHPETDKMEQKFGYAAPIEGTDWFIGSGAYESAINPKLKAESKKVQQTEWDILLSVFLVLAVELLLLGIIIFKISGYLESNFDKLLTGFKELEDGNLNATVEIDSQDEIGELGRAFNQFATEQSKLLANILGVVDDLSAYSEELSASAQEGNAAIETTTQLIEEMSTNIQQISASAQEVTGLAQEANSQAEIGSENIEQAVSSMKEINNAVEETVEVISNLDSKSEEIGKIVDLITNIAEQTNMLALNASIEAARAGEHGEGFAVVAEEIRELAEETANATDEINNLVTETQQKSNIGLQSIKEVEAKAEKGLEIAEETGEVFAEINNANQETSSNIQQTAAATQDLVENSDEIREAAEENDNVAREVANSSQELASMAQDLKELIEEFEV
- a CDS encoding acyl-CoA dehydratase activase, whose translation is MKVLGIDLGSREVKVIVMNKNNIIDQFKVSTMSFYRDYCNFAGRIIVDKDKLDVSQTKIKISTGYGKNNTDLKEFEPINEIKAHTYGAIYQTGLKNFILLDVGGQDVKAVKVEKGLITDLELNEKCAASCGRYLENMANVLEVSLTEMSNYYQDPVELNSTCAVFSESELIGKIAEGAQIERLCAGVNYSMYKRLRPLLTQFKGRRLIISGGVAYNQAITRYLETDYDQVIALDKPQFNGAIGCCYYGLLMDN
- a CDS encoding mechanosensitive ion channel family protein, producing the protein MSSDLINEVTNQLIKMGNRYILLPKNIIQIGIMLIIFTLTLLTNKKVTSQIKSIVKNIFERSEVEFDEKVEALIEKLTFPITYTILFGLYILFGINFSWPYQIVNIAVEITTAWIIIRFMSSFFKNTLLIRLFSFLILSIAILNIMNIYDSTINLLDDIALSTGEIRISLLLIIQGFFLLSIFMWIATKITSFIEKKINNSKNLTPSLQVLINKFSRFTIFGFAILISLSSLGIDLTALTVLSGAIGVGIGFGLQKIVSNFISGIIILIDKSVKPGDVIEIDNTYGLISSLNSRFVSIVTLNGEEYLIPNEDFITKKVVNLSYSNKLIRLEVPVGISYNSNVEEAMKLIEEVANKNDRITNLQNPSCLLTGFGDSSINLKLKFWITDPEQGLENIKSQVLLGIWKTFQEHDIEIPYPQYELHLSSVKRESTETSFSFQKKESI
- the queD gene encoding 6-carboxytetrahydropterin synthase QueD; its protein translation is MSQVSVTKSFSWDMAHMLAGHEDQCKNLHGHTYKLEVEVTSKSGKLQAAGASQGMIIDFKDLKQVVTEEIVAPLDHAFLYWAKSPDEVEHQLAATLQDADRKVVSVDFRPTAENMANYFWEILQNNFTKLDIEVVSVKVWETPTSYAEVKGVR
- the queC gene encoding 7-cyano-7-deazaguanine synthase QueC, with the translated sequence MKKAVVLFSGGLDSTTALYLAKSKGYQVYALSFKYGQSHSRELEAAKRIADQVGVAEHVVVETSLSAWGGSALTDQEMDIPQGEKEREEIPTTYVPARNMIFLSYAASYAEAVGAHDIFIGVSEVDYSGYVDCRQEFIDAMEEAINQGTVCGAEEDNPIKIQAPFINLTKAEEIELGMELGVDYSLTWSCYRGEELACGNCDSCMLRLKAFEEAGYDDPIEYK
- a CDS encoding YczE/YyaS/YitT family protein, which produces MKIAKKWTKFLIGLVVLSFGLVLTIKSNLGVRPWDVFHIGLTKYFDITIGQASQLTGLAVIIISFLIIRVKPTLGTIISIIIVGFLIDLVVAFIPQPVNIIWQYLYLFCGILIFGTGVGTYISAQCGAGPRDNLMIALHKKLKFKLGIIRNGIEVIILVIGSILGGPVGIGTVCAALGTGPVVEFSLNMMNDSNDN
- a CDS encoding AI-2E family transporter, translating into MFTGRFFKAAYGLILILLILFLAGQIPYIMNPLSTVISIILLPVLLGGFFYYLLRPIVRFFTARVNSKNLAILITGLLIIIAAVVVIYFGGSIIYTELEKLINYFSLNYEVIRENISRIIKLGNGHLDFLSDFNIQKRLLGFAQRMLEKFSNYNFMGAFSSLTNLGTIVVLIPFVVFYFLKDDHKIYYLLLSWFTEENKPQAKRMLREIDEALATYIGTQLIVAFILGSFMFVGYLLIGLPNSLALALIIAITSLVPILGPALGILPALFVALTTNFLMIVKLFIVLAVAQYLEGNLVRPIVQGGKLNIHPLVVLFLIIISILLFGVLGALFVVPIYVVVRIIIENKTAFYSNKQ
- a CDS encoding 2-hydroxyacyl-CoA dehydratase family protein, giving the protein MNKIGITTTVPVEVLLAAGYQAVDLNNLFITSDKYDQYIEQAERDGFPKNSCAWIKGIYGACLKHNIKEVISVLEGDCSNTHALAEVLKARGITTYPLAYPYSHKLDDVKEAINHFMDLFGVTRKEVEEVRDKLNNIRSLAKEIDRLTWKDSKATGFENHLYQINCSDFTGDVDSFAEELKAKINEIEKRESIDKKVRLGYIGVPPMMDDLYEFVTKFNAYIVYNEVQREFAFPRAKQADNIYQQYYDYTYPYDLDFRLEKIKEQIEVRNLDGLIHYTQSFCYRELEDVVIKEELEIPILNIRGDKSRQLDSRMKLRLEAFLDMLGDLKEGRNEGFRN
- a CDS encoding DUF6544 family protein produces the protein MIKIVFEIFSTLLIIPCLVFVASVIANILFNQQVKQEVKELFNNTVENNNGVIQESDLEELPNSVQKWLEYSQVVGKERIRSVRLKQKAVMRIEEDKSWMSVKAEQYFTVDKPGFIWKARIKAAPFFYIVGRDKYQNGRGSMLIKILSLITVADSKGQEMDQATLVRYLAEIVWFPTAALSSYIEWEEIDSTSAKAIMSYRGVTASGVFEFDSQGRVINFTAERYMEKNGEYDLETWVVSMDEYKECNGVCIPVQGAVTWQLETGDFNWFQFEITEIEYNKPVIYEKF
- a CDS encoding porin, coding for MKKLSITLALVLVVAMALPAMAAEVKVNDNAVNISGEVEIEQTDNNSDNTELVGTEDTLETTLTLYIDSQISEKVSVFSTLEIADNNDDMTDDFDVEEAGVDVKDVFGPIGLKAGKMELVSTDAMLYDYDEIEKDNNFATFYYEEGNVNAMVGNTLDDDGDESLGSATVAKFGVTDLGVIDSLDFDYIGVGDFQTSVANYFDFSNKLNDLGNLNEKYIDYSDFDGYTLKAAKNFGVVDTALTLGNVDSENIDSADAVSLDLSTDQLLPGATLSLAYGDVEAGYVQPFQDSYLNNAELPYGLTDFDVIQPGVNFDITDKLNVDFSYAMYDADDVDMDEDYLDLVFAYDLAENTTLDLEYENHDYDIDGASDDDETITTTLTTKF
- a CDS encoding 7-carboxy-7-deazaguanine synthase QueE translates to MEMEGVKLPVVEIFNSISGEGISAGEIVTFVRVAGCNLRCDYCDTMYSYQDEEYELLTPQQIVNRINNFGTQQVICTGGEPLEEDKPKRYLPLYLAKQGFEVRIETNGSWSVYNQQELQKFGLDGEGINYTLDIKCPSSNMAEYNLFTNLEQLGLNDEIKFVVQDKSDIDYALKVIDDYKNELSKQEIVINFSPVFEELAPKKLVSILQEHQTYFAQFNLKVRLSIQLHKLIWDPEVTGV